In Rattus norvegicus strain BN/NHsdMcwi chromosome 1, GRCr8, whole genome shotgun sequence, a genomic segment contains:
- the rnf141 gene encoding RING finger protein 141 isoform X1 — protein MGQQISDQTQLVINKLPEKVAKHVTLVRESGSLTYEEFLGRVAELNDVTAKIAAGQEKHLLFEVQPGSDSSAFWKVVVRVVCTKINKSSGIVEASRIMNLYQFIQLYKDITSQAAGVLAQSSTSEEPDGNPSSVTSCQASLWMGRVKQLTDEEECCICMDGRADLILPCAHSFCQKCIDKWSDRHRNCPICRLQMTGANESWVVSDAPTEDDMANYILNMADEAGQPHRP, from the exons ATGGGACAGCAAATTTCCGATCAGACGCAGTTGGTTATTAACAAGTTACCAGAAAAAGTAGCAAAACATGTCACCTTGGTTCGAGAAAGTGGCTCCTTAACTTATGAAGAATTTCTTGGGAGAGTTGCTGAACTCAATGATGT AACTGCTAAGATAGCTGCTGGTCAGGAAAAGCATCTTCTCTTTGAGGTACAACCTGGgtctgattcttctgccttttgGAAAGTGGTCGTACGGGTGGTCTGTACCAAG ATTAACAAAAGCAGCGGCATTGTGGAAGCTTCGAGGATCATGAATTTATACCAGTTTATCCAGCTATATAAAGACATCACAAGTCAAGCTGCTGGAGTCTTGGCTCAGAGCTCCACCTCTGAAGAGCCTGATGGGAACCCATCCTCTGTAACATCTTGTCAGGCTAGTCTGTGGATGGGCAG GGTGAAGCAGCTGACCGATGAGGAGGAGTGTTGTATCTGCATGGACGGCCGAGCTGACCTCATCCTGCCCTGTGCTCACAGCTTCTGTCAGAAGTGTATTGATAAATG GAGTGATCGACACAGGAACTGCCCCATTTGTCGCCTACAGATGACTGGAGCGAATGAATCGTGGGTGGTGTCAGACGCGCCCACTGAAGATGACATGGCTAACTATATTCTTAACATGGCCGATGAGGCAGGCCAGCCCCACAGGCCATGA
- the rnf141 gene encoding RING finger protein 141 isoform X2, with the protein MVAHSHLQRTAKIAAGQEKHLLFEVQPGSDSSAFWKVVVRVVCTKINKSSGIVEASRIMNLYQFIQLYKDITSQAAGVLAQSSTSEEPDGNPSSVTSCQASLWMGRVKQLTDEEECCICMDGRADLILPCAHSFCQKCIDKWSDRHRNCPICRLQMTGANESWVVSDAPTEDDMANYILNMADEAGQPHRP; encoded by the exons atggtggctcacagccatctgcaaag AACTGCTAAGATAGCTGCTGGTCAGGAAAAGCATCTTCTCTTTGAGGTACAACCTGGgtctgattcttctgccttttgGAAAGTGGTCGTACGGGTGGTCTGTACCAAG ATTAACAAAAGCAGCGGCATTGTGGAAGCTTCGAGGATCATGAATTTATACCAGTTTATCCAGCTATATAAAGACATCACAAGTCAAGCTGCTGGAGTCTTGGCTCAGAGCTCCACCTCTGAAGAGCCTGATGGGAACCCATCCTCTGTAACATCTTGTCAGGCTAGTCTGTGGATGGGCAG GGTGAAGCAGCTGACCGATGAGGAGGAGTGTTGTATCTGCATGGACGGCCGAGCTGACCTCATCCTGCCCTGTGCTCACAGCTTCTGTCAGAAGTGTATTGATAAATG GAGTGATCGACACAGGAACTGCCCCATTTGTCGCCTACAGATGACTGGAGCGAATGAATCGTGGGTGGTGTCAGACGCGCCCACTGAAGATGACATGGCTAACTATATTCTTAACATGGCCGATGAGGCAGGCCAGCCCCACAGGCCATGA
- the rnf141 gene encoding RING finger protein 141 isoform X4 has protein sequence MGQQISDQTQLVINKLPEKVAKHVTLVRESGSLTYEEFLGRVAELNDVTAKIAAGQEKHLLFEVQPGSDSSAFWKVVVRVVCTKGEAADR, from the exons ATGGGACAGCAAATTTCCGATCAGACGCAGTTGGTTATTAACAAGTTACCAGAAAAAGTAGCAAAACATGTCACCTTGGTTCGAGAAAGTGGCTCCTTAACTTATGAAGAATTTCTTGGGAGAGTTGCTGAACTCAATGATGT AACTGCTAAGATAGCTGCTGGTCAGGAAAAGCATCTTCTCTTTGAGGTACAACCTGGgtctgattcttctgccttttgGAAAGTGGTCGTACGGGTGGTCTGTACCAAG GGTGAAGCAGCTGACCGATGA
- the rnf141 gene encoding RING finger protein 141 isoform X3: protein MGQQISDQTQLVINKLPEKVAKHVTLVRESGSLTYEEFLGRVAELNDVTAKIAAGQEKHLLFEVQPGSDSSAFWKVVVRVVCTKINKSSGIVEASRIMNLYQFIQLYKDITSQAAGVLAQSSTSEEPDGNPSSVTSCQASLWMGRAVRQSRKHVHRDCHCAAQLSHSG, encoded by the exons ATGGGACAGCAAATTTCCGATCAGACGCAGTTGGTTATTAACAAGTTACCAGAAAAAGTAGCAAAACATGTCACCTTGGTTCGAGAAAGTGGCTCCTTAACTTATGAAGAATTTCTTGGGAGAGTTGCTGAACTCAATGATGT AACTGCTAAGATAGCTGCTGGTCAGGAAAAGCATCTTCTCTTTGAGGTACAACCTGGgtctgattcttctgccttttgGAAAGTGGTCGTACGGGTGGTCTGTACCAAG ATTAACAAAAGCAGCGGCATTGTGGAAGCTTCGAGGATCATGAATTTATACCAGTTTATCCAGCTATATAAAGACATCACAAGTCAAGCTGCTGGAGTCTTGGCTCAGAGCTCCACCTCTGAAGAGCCTGATGGGAACCCATCCTCTGTAACATCTTGTCAGGCTAGTCTGTGGATGGGCAG GGCAGTGAGACAAAGTAGAAAGCATGTGCACAGAGACTGTCATTGTGCAGCTCAGTTGTCACACTCAGGGTGA